The segment GGGCCCGCCAGGCGACGGCAGAGCTCGCCCTGGTGGGCGGCGAAGACGCTGACGCCGACGGTGCCGGGCGCCTTGAGGCTCGGCCACGTCGCCGAGCCGTTGCGCACGCACACCGACACCAGCGGCGGATCGAGCGAGACCGTGGTGAACGCGCTGGCCGACATGCCGATCGGCGCGCCGGCGTCGTCGCGGCGGCACACGGCCACCACTCCGGACGGGAAGCAGCTGAAGGCGCGTTTCAGCGCCGACTGGTCGGTGACCGGGCTCAGAGGGCGGTCCGCGCCCATCGAGGTGGTCATCGACTGCGCCGCCCGGACAGGAGCGCGGCGACCACTCCGACGAGCAGACTCACCGGGGCGCACATCGCGAGGATGTAGAGGATGGCGACCGGCGCGGTCCCGGACTGCCGGACCGCGGGGATCAGCAGCGCGAGAGCGGCGATCATGCCGAGTCCGAAGACGACGACCACCACCGGGAGCAAGCGGGAGGGCTTCTGGGTCTGCATGGCATCCACGGTAGTCGTGGCGCTACCATGAGCAGTAGCGCGCCTCTGCTCGGACTGCCATCGGGCCAGGCGCTTTTGTATGTGGCAGACGACCTCAGTTGAAGGTGATCGCGGTGCCGAGCGGCCGGGTGAAATGGTACGACTCCGAGAAGGGTTTCGGATTCCTGTCGCAGCCTGACGGAGAAGACGTCTACGTGCGCGCCAATGTGCTGCCCGAGGGCGTCTCCGAGTTGAAGGTCGGGCAGAAGGTGGAGTTCGACATGGCGGCCGGTCGACGCGGCCCGCAGGCGCTGCGCGTCTCCGTGCTGGAGCCCGCGCCGAGCGTCGCCCGCAACACTCGCGAAAATGCTCGCCGTGACCGCGACCGCGATGCGAAGCGGCCGTCGCCCGACGAGCTGCACGGCATGGTCGCCGACCTCATCACCCTGCTCGAGAGCAAGGTGCAGCCGGGCCTGCGCAACGGCCGCTACCCGGACCGCAAGACCGCACAGCTGATCTCCGAAGTGGTGCGCGGCGTGACCCGCGAGCTCGATCGCTGACACCGTTCAGGAACGTGGAACGCCCCCGCCGATCGTGAGGATCGGCGGGGGCGTTCCGCTGTGAGGGATCAGTCGCCCTGCGTGCCGTCGAGCGGAGTCTTGTTCGGGATGTCGAAGCCGACCGGCAGCGTTCGGACCGAGAAGACGCCGCGGAACGGGAAGTCGCCCTCGTCGGTGGCCTCCTTCTGACCCGGCGCGGGCAGCTGGACCGCCGAGACCACCGACACCTCGATGCCGATCAGCACTCGGTCCGGCGTGCTCTTCAAGACCTGGGTGGACTTCTCGTCGGGCAGGTGGATCCACTGGACGCGTTCCAGTCCGCGCGGAGTCGCGAACTCGGCCAGCAACGCCCACGGGCTGCTCGAGATCTCCTCGGGCACCGACACCCAGGTCTCGTCTCCGATGCGGACGGGGTGGTCGACGGTGCGAATGACGGGCGTGCCGTCGGCGTTCAACTGAAGGTTGCGGCAGTCGGTCAACTTCTCCGAGCACCAGAACGACGGCTCCACCTGCGCGAGGCCGTCCTCGGCGGTCAGCGCGACCGTCGGGAGCGGCTTCTCGTGACCGCGGACCAGCAGTGCCGTCGCACCGGCGATGATCACGAGCGCGGCGACCACCACCGCTCCGATGATCGCGAGGGCCTTCTTGTCTCCCGGTTGCAGCACGTCTGAACTCGTCTCTCCGTTGGGGCTATCCGCGCGGTCGCGGCTGAGTGGGCATCTGGATGGGCATGGTGGGTGAGGCGTGGTCGGGGCGGCGACCGCCGACACCCGGAACCAGGGTGGCACCGCGACTGGTCAGGACGGTCTGCGCCAGACCGATGCCGAGCAGCACGGTCACGACGGTGAAGCCGATCCACAGTTCGGTGGGCAGCAGGACGCCGAGTGCCGCACCGAGCACCCAGCACAGCTGTAGAACGGTCTCCGAGATCCCGAAGGCCGAGGCGCGGGATTCGTCGGGGAGATCGTCCTGGATGCTCGAATCCATGCAGACCTTCGCGATGGCGCTGGTCGCGGAGCCGATGAACGCGGCGATCACCATGAACAGCAGCTGGCCGAACAGAGCGGCCAGGAGTGCACCGACGAAGGTCGCGGCGGTGGACAAAACGATGATCCGCGTCGGATGCTTCAACTCGATGCGGGTGCCGACGCCGTTACCGAGCGCGTTGCCGACACCGGCGGCGGCACCGACCGCGCCCAGCAGCAGGAGCTGCGCCCAGCCGGAGCTGTCGTCGGTCTGCTGCGCCTTCGCGTAGAACGCGGCGTACAGGGTCATGAAGCCGGTGAGGATGCGGATGGTGCCGTTGCCCCACAGCCCGGTCACGACGGCCTTGCCGAGTGGCTGACGCATCTTGGCGGCCAACCGCTTGGGCAGACTCTGCCCCGACGGCGCGACGGTCTCGGTGTCGGGTCCGCCACGGTAGGTGATGGTGGTCGGGACCTCGCCCTCGGTGACCTCCACCCACGACGGGATCCGCATGCAGTAGAAGGCGCCGACACCGGCTGCAAGCACCAGGAACACCATGGCCCCGGGGAAGTGCAGGCCCTTGCCGAGCGCCAATTCCAGGGCGCCGGCGATGCCGCCGCCGACGATGGTGCCGGCGAGCAGGCCGAACGTGGTGAGGCGGGAGTTGACGCGGACCAGGTCGATCGAGGGCGGCAGCACGCGCGGCGCGACAGCCGATTTGAGGACGCCGAAGGATTTCGACAGCACCATCAGACCCAGCGCGCACGGGTACAGCACGTACGGCGAGTACTCGATCTGCTGGGTGTCGGCGTTGAAGTCGAAGTTGACGATGATCAGCAGGCCCAGCACGGCGCGCAGGGCGAAGGTGCTCGCCATCGCGATGCGCCGGCCGTTCTGCAGTTTGTCGAGCAGCGGACCGATGAGCGGTGCGATCAGCGCGAACGGTGCGATCGTCAAGGCGAGGTACAGCCCGACGCTGACCTTGGAGTCGGCGGTGGCGGCCGCGAAGAACAGGGTGTTCGCGAGGGCGACGGCCATGGCGGCGTCGACCGTGTTGTTCGCGATCACCGGCAGCGTCAGGGCGGTGAGCCCCGACCGGTCGGCGCCGTCGGCGATGGCTGCGCGATGGACCATCTTGACGCCGCGCTCGGTGAAGTACTTGGACCGGCGCGCCATCACGCGCACCACCGTCACCTTCTCCGGCGGCACGTACTCCGCGTCCGGAACCCGCTGATCGCCGCTCGGCGCGTCGATCCGGGTGGTCGGCTCCTCGAGCGGATCGTGCTGCGGATCGAGCGGCGGCAGATGCGGATTGTGGGTGCGCGGCGGCAGATAGCCGTTGCTCGCCGGTCGCTGCCGGGGATCGAACGGCCGTGTGGGGACACGTGGGCGCGGGTCGGCGGGGTAGTTCGCCTGACCGGGGTGCGGCGCAGGGCGCCGCGGTCGGCGCGGAGGCTGCTGCCGACCGCCGTCGCTGGGACGGCCGCTACCGGGTGGACGAGGATTCACGACATCAATTGTTCCCTATCGCACCGACAGAGATCGGATGAGGCGCGCACCGAGGATTCGTCTGGACGACGAACCGACCCCAAAACCATCGATAATGGTCCCTGACGTGCATTCCGGGCGGCCGCTATTGCACACTGGAAGGGTGAGTGTTGCAATCGACAGCGGTGCCCCGGCGAACAGTGCGCTGGTGGATGCCGTCGACTTCGCGCGTGACGCGCTGGTCGCCGACGGCGAGGTTCCAGGTGAGCATCTGGGCGCCCGTGCTGAAGGCGACTATGCCGCCACCCACTACTTCGCCGCGCAGGTTCCCGGCTATCGGGGCTGGCAGTGGTGCGTCGTCGTGGCGGGTGCGCCGGACTCGGCCGGCTTGACCGTCAGCGAGACGGTGCTGCTCCCCGGAGACGACGCCCTCCTCGCGCCGCAATGGGTGCCGTGGGTGGACCGCGTTGCCCCCGGCGACCTGGGGCCCGGCGACATGCTCGCCGCCCCCGAGGACGATCCGCGACTGGTCTCGGGTCAGATCGACACCCTCGATGTGGACCCGGTCGACCGCGACCAGGTGGGCCAGGTGGCTGCCGAAATCGGCCTGGGACGCAAGCGACTCCTCTCCTTCGACGGCCGCGCCGACGCCGCGCAGCGCTGGTACGACGGCGAATACGGGCCCGCCTCGCCGATGGCGCGCAACGCCCGGCACTCGTGCGGCACCTGCGGCTTCTACCTGCCGATCGCCGGTGCCCTGCACGGCGCGTTCGGCGTGTGCGCCAACGAGTTGGCCGCTGACGGTCGTGCCGTCTCCGCCGACTACGGCTGCGGCGCCCACTCCGACGTCCGCGTGGCGGGCGGCGAAGGCAGCCCCGCGTACGACGCCTACGACGACGGCGCCGTCGAGGTCGTGACGATCGTGAAGCCCGCCGACGCGTCGTCGTCGGCAGCCGATGCCCCCGCAGAAGGCTGACCTGCCCGATCCCTTCGGCACCGCCGCCCTCCGCGCGGCGACGCTCGACGGCTGGATCGCGTCGCCGACCCGGCTCGCCGAGGACGCCGCCGCGGAAGCGGAACTCCGCGAGATCGGCTACCGCGACCGACTGTTCACCGAACTCTGCGCCAACGCCGCCGATGCGGCCAGTGCCGCCGGGATCGTCGGACACGTGGCGATCTGTGCCGACGGGGCCGCCGTCCGCGTCGCGAACACCGGCGCCCCGCTGACCGCCGACGGCGTCCGCTCCCTGACCGCGCTGCGCGTCTCCCCGAAACGCGCCGACCCGGAGACCGGCACCGTCGGCCGCTTCGGCATGGGGTTCCGCGCCACCTCCCTGGCCTCCCGCGTCGTCGTGGCCTCGCGCAGCGGCTCCATCGAGTTCGACGCGGCCCGGTCCCGCGCGGCCGTCGCCGAGCGTCTGCCCAGCGCCGCGACCGTCCCCGCGCAACGGCTCGCGTGGCCGTCGTCCGCGGTTCCCGCCGACGGCTACGACACCGAGGTGACCCTCGACGTCGCCGACTCGGACGTCGCGGCCGCCCTCGTCGCCGAGGCCGCCGAGCAGGCCCCCGACCTGCTGCTGGAACTGGAATCGATCGACCGCATCGAGGTGGACGGCCGGGCCTTCGCCCGCCGCGTCGACGGTGACGAGGTGATCGTGACCGCCGACGGCGCGGAGTGCGCGCGCTGGCTGCAGGCCCGATCGGCGACCACCCGCTGGCTGGTTCCGCTCCGTGACGGACGAGTGCTCCCGCTGGAGCGCGATGTTCTGCGCAGCCCCACCGCCACCGACATCGAGACCACCCTGCCCGCGCGGCTCATCGCCCGGCTGCCGCTGACGCCCGATCGCCGCGAACTGCACCCCGCGGCCGACGTCGCCGCGGCCGCTGACGGCTACCCGGAACTCGTCGCCCTGGTGCCCGACGACCAGAAGCAGGCGCTGATCCCCGCGCCGGCCCTCGCCGCGGGCCGCGTGGACGCCCTGCTCCGCGATGCCGTCCGCGACCGGCTCGCCGCGGCGCAGTGGGTGCCGTCAGCGACGGGGGAGGCGCTTGCACCGACGCGCACCTGGGTGTTCCCTGGTCTCACCCCGGACCTCGGCGCGATCCTCGGCGACCTTCTGGAACCCCTCGCGCACCCCGACGTCAGCGACCGGGTGACGGCATCGCTGCTGGTGGGACTCGGTGCCCGGCAGCTCGGTCTGGCCGACCTCGCGGAACTGCTCGCGGGAACCGAGAAGCCGCCTTCGTGGTGGGCCGACCTCTACGCGGCCCTGGAGGGCGCCGTCGTCGACAGCCGCGATGCGGAGGAACTCGGAACCCTGCCGGTCCCGCGCGCCGACGGCCGCATGCACGTC is part of the Gordonia phthalatica genome and harbors:
- a CDS encoding flavin reductase family protein, with the protein product MTTSMGADRPLSPVTDQSALKRAFSCFPSGVVAVCRRDDAGAPIGMSASAFTTVSLDPPLVSVCVRNGSATWPSLKAPGTVGVSVFAAHQGELCRRLAGPTEERFTDIHPIFDESGAVFVPGATAHLACTVFSEIPAGDHFVVLLAIESLRCDPTVDPLVFHASSFRALEARRAQI
- a CDS encoding cold-shock protein, translated to MPSGRVKWYDSEKGFGFLSQPDGEDVYVRANVLPEGVSELKVGQKVEFDMAAGRRGPQALRVSVLEPAPSVARNTRENARRDRDRDAKRPSPDELHGMVADLITLLESKVQPGLRNGRYPDRKTAQLISEVVRGVTRELDR
- a CDS encoding DUF2771 family protein produces the protein MLQPGDKKALAIIGAVVVAALVIIAGATALLVRGHEKPLPTVALTAEDGLAQVEPSFWCSEKLTDCRNLQLNADGTPVIRTVDHPVRIGDETWVSVPEEISSSPWALLAEFATPRGLERVQWIHLPDEKSTQVLKSTPDRVLIGIEVSVVSAVQLPAPGQKEATDEGDFPFRGVFSVRTLPVGFDIPNKTPLDGTQGD
- a CDS encoding MFS transporter codes for the protein MNPRPPGSGRPSDGGRQQPPRRPRRPAPHPGQANYPADPRPRVPTRPFDPRQRPASNGYLPPRTHNPHLPPLDPQHDPLEEPTTRIDAPSGDQRVPDAEYVPPEKVTVVRVMARRSKYFTERGVKMVHRAAIADGADRSGLTALTLPVIANNTVDAAMAVALANTLFFAAATADSKVSVGLYLALTIAPFALIAPLIGPLLDKLQNGRRIAMASTFALRAVLGLLIIVNFDFNADTQQIEYSPYVLYPCALGLMVLSKSFGVLKSAVAPRVLPPSIDLVRVNSRLTTFGLLAGTIVGGGIAGALELALGKGLHFPGAMVFLVLAAGVGAFYCMRIPSWVEVTEGEVPTTITYRGGPDTETVAPSGQSLPKRLAAKMRQPLGKAVVTGLWGNGTIRILTGFMTLYAAFYAKAQQTDDSSGWAQLLLLGAVGAAAGVGNALGNGVGTRIELKHPTRIIVLSTAATFVGALLAALFGQLLFMVIAAFIGSATSAIAKVCMDSSIQDDLPDESRASAFGISETVLQLCWVLGAALGVLLPTELWIGFTVVTVLLGIGLAQTVLTSRGATLVPGVGGRRPDHASPTMPIQMPTQPRPRG
- a CDS encoding DUF3027 domain-containing protein, with the translated sequence MVPDVHSGRPLLHTGRVSVAIDSGAPANSALVDAVDFARDALVADGEVPGEHLGARAEGDYAATHYFAAQVPGYRGWQWCVVVAGAPDSAGLTVSETVLLPGDDALLAPQWVPWVDRVAPGDLGPGDMLAAPEDDPRLVSGQIDTLDVDPVDRDQVGQVAAEIGLGRKRLLSFDGRADAAQRWYDGEYGPASPMARNARHSCGTCGFYLPIAGALHGAFGVCANELAADGRAVSADYGCGAHSDVRVAGGEGSPAYDAYDDGAVEVVTIVKPADASSSAADAPAEG
- a CDS encoding sacsin N-terminal ATP-binding-like domain-containing protein, which produces MPPQKADLPDPFGTAALRAATLDGWIASPTRLAEDAAAEAELREIGYRDRLFTELCANAADAASAAGIVGHVAICADGAAVRVANTGAPLTADGVRSLTALRVSPKRADPETGTVGRFGMGFRATSLASRVVVASRSGSIEFDAARSRAAVAERLPSAATVPAQRLAWPSSAVPADGYDTEVTLDVADSDVAAALVAEAAEQAPDLLLELESIDRIEVDGRAFARRVDGDEVIVTADGAECARWLQARSATTRWLVPLRDGRVLPLERDVLRSPTATDIETTLPARLIARLPLTPDRRELHPAADVAAAADGYPELVALVPDDQKQALIPAPALAAGRVDALLRDAVRDRLAAAQWVPSATGEALAPTRTWVFPGLTPDLGAILGDLLEPLAHPDVSDRVTASLLVGLGARQLGLADLAELLAGTEKPPSWWADLYAALEGAVVDSRDAEELGTLPVPRADGRMHVGARGLFLIEGLDAVDDPPAPTWVPTLAPAAYSPLLDRLGLTRITPSEALDHPGLLGELEAADDHRDLADIVLRLLSLPDAAPAPSSLGVLELRGTDGDDWPADELLLPDSPLAASWSTIRPSAPSPQRSSTGTAPTRSVGSASVGASRWCTTRRPSHPTTTCPTRTPGGTPTRSRPTSSPRSAISTSSTRTAGLPP